A genomic segment from Dehalococcoidia bacterium encodes:
- a CDS encoding mechanosensitive ion channel family protein yields MDIDLKDVDPWVRYAISAGIFLFSLGFAFASRYILMEVIGVFARRTKTKLDDLIIQALRVPLFLGIVSLGIWLALAQSTNQDPNIEKAFIAIYIAIIAMSLTRIVGALLTWYGMEIAIRTKTDIDDKLLPILRKVSTVIIYAIAFMIILSRFNIEISPFIASMGIGGLAVALALQSTLTNLLAGSYVAADGVIKKGHYISMDGGPEGVVEEISWRSTKLRTWQGNLVVMPNSKLSESVVTDYEAGNEAMWFTINCGVSYASDLARVEQVVREVAREVVQRLPEGVKNEEPTMRFTGFGDSNINFIVGLKSVNRQGQFALKDALIKALHKRFTEEGIVIEYPVRKVYLSGN; encoded by the coding sequence ATGGATATCGATCTTAAAGATGTTGACCCATGGGTGAGATATGCGATCTCCGCAGGGATTTTCCTCTTTTCTCTGGGGTTTGCTTTTGCCTCCCGTTACATCCTCATGGAAGTCATCGGCGTATTCGCCAGACGGACCAAGACCAAGCTGGATGACCTGATCATCCAGGCTCTCCGGGTGCCTCTTTTCCTGGGGATTGTTTCGCTGGGAATCTGGCTGGCCCTGGCCCAATCCACCAATCAAGACCCCAATATCGAAAAAGCCTTCATCGCCATTTACATCGCCATCATTGCCATGTCTCTGACCAGAATCGTCGGAGCATTGCTTACATGGTATGGGATGGAGATAGCCATCCGGACCAAGACCGATATCGATGATAAACTCCTGCCCATATTGCGAAAGGTCAGCACGGTAATCATTTATGCTATCGCCTTCATGATCATTCTGTCTCGATTCAATATCGAGATCAGCCCCTTTATCGCCAGCATGGGCATCGGCGGATTGGCTGTGGCACTGGCCCTCCAGTCCACCCTGACAAATCTTCTGGCCGGCTCCTACGTGGCCGCCGATGGCGTCATCAAAAAGGGACACTACATCAGCATGGATGGAGGCCCTGAAGGGGTTGTAGAAGAGATCAGCTGGCGCAGCACCAAGCTCAGGACCTGGCAGGGGAACCTGGTGGTGATGCCCAACTCCAAACTCTCGGAGTCCGTGGTCACCGACTATGAGGCAGGAAACGAGGCGATGTGGTTCACTATCAACTGCGGCGTGAGCTACGCCAGCGACCTGGCAAGGGTGGAACAGGTGGTGCGGGAAGTGGCTCGAGAAGTGGTCCAGCGTCTCCCGGAGGGGGTCAAGAACGAGGAGCCCACCATGAGATTCACGGGGTTCGGCGATTCCAATATCAACTTCATTGTTGGCCTCAAATCCGTAAACCGCCAGGGGCAGTTCGCTCTGAAGGATGCGCTCATCAAGGCGCTGCATAAGCGCTTTACCGAAGAGGGCATCGTCATTGAATACCCCGTTCGCAAGGTTTATCTCAGCGGCAACTGA
- a CDS encoding deaminase, with the protein ILSTGYNGAAAGLKDCLELGCLRDANAIPSGTRHEICRAIHAEQNCIIQASLHGVSLEGATIYCTHTPCILCAKMLVNARISRFVSFGKYADDSFQDLFREAGITVGIFQRPSTTITHLE; encoded by the coding sequence ACATCTTGTCTACCGGTTATAACGGAGCTGCGGCCGGACTCAAAGATTGTCTGGAGTTAGGCTGTTTGCGAGATGCCAACGCTATCCCTTCCGGCACCCGCCACGAGATTTGCCGGGCAATTCATGCTGAGCAAAACTGTATTATCCAGGCTTCGCTTCACGGAGTGAGCCTTGAGGGCGCCACTATTTATTGCACCCATACTCCCTGTATCCTCTGCGCCAAGATGCTGGTCAACGCCAGGATCAGCCGATTTGTAAGCTTCGGAAAATATGCTGACGATTCCTTCCAAGACCTCTTTCGCGAAGCCGGAATTACAGTGGGTATCTTTCAAAGGCCATCAACCACGATCACGCACTTGGAGTAG